In Corynebacterium aquatimens, one genomic interval encodes:
- a CDS encoding heavy-metal-associated domain-containing protein → MAQREFDVEGMTCAHCEASVVEEVSEVAGVESATADHASGKLVVTGEGFSAAEISKAVSEAGYTLA, encoded by the coding sequence ATGGCACAGCGAGAGTTTGATGTTGAAGGCATGACCTGCGCACACTGCGAGGCGTCCGTCGTTGAGGAAGTTAGTGAAGTCGCCGGCGTTGAGTCCGCAACCGCGGACCACGCATCCGGCAAGCTCGTCGTCACTGGTGAGGGTTTCTCCGCTGCGGAGATTTCCAAAGCCGTGAGTGAAGCTGGGTACACGCTCGCTTAA
- a CDS encoding ATP-binding cassette domain-containing protein, whose translation MNTPVSSAVSPSVISVRDLTKSYEKKNVLTGLNFDLAPGIHGLLGRNGVGKSTLLSIIAGQVKPSSGDVRVFEHKPFDNAVVMDRLALTGVDVGYPSTWRGRDILAAAALRYPAWDQTAADQLTEDFALDEALNTAYGKMSRGQRAMVGNIVGLASGAELLLCDEPYVGLDTHNTDVLYRHLLDLTDSGRTVIVATHHIADAAKLLDSALILGRDGKVAAHLTPEDADVYVVATGSFDKPYGALAYQRSPAGDRAILPAETAEHITGVRVKPVDFDELIDAALEVN comes from the coding sequence ATGAACACCCCAGTTAGCTCTGCAGTTAGCCCTTCAGTAATTTCTGTGCGCGATCTGACAAAAAGCTACGAGAAGAAAAACGTTCTAACCGGGCTGAATTTCGATCTCGCACCAGGCATTCACGGCCTGCTTGGTCGCAATGGCGTGGGCAAATCCACGTTGTTGTCGATTATCGCCGGCCAGGTCAAGCCGTCGTCAGGCGATGTGCGTGTCTTTGAACACAAGCCTTTTGATAACGCCGTGGTCATGGACCGGCTGGCGTTAACTGGCGTTGATGTGGGCTACCCATCGACGTGGCGTGGGCGCGACATCCTTGCGGCCGCAGCATTGCGCTACCCCGCGTGGGACCAAACGGCTGCTGATCAGCTGACCGAAGATTTCGCACTTGATGAGGCATTGAATACTGCCTACGGGAAGATGTCCCGGGGTCAGCGCGCCATGGTGGGCAACATCGTGGGCCTTGCATCGGGAGCTGAGCTTTTGCTTTGCGACGAGCCCTACGTGGGCTTGGATACCCACAACACCGATGTGCTGTACCGGCACCTGCTCGATCTGACGGATTCTGGCCGGACGGTCATCGTGGCTACGCATCACATCGCGGATGCAGCGAAGCTACTGGATTCAGCGTTGATCCTCGGCAGGGATGGGAAAGTCGCCGCGCACCTGACTCCGGAAGACGCGGATGTGTACGTTGTCGCCACGGGATCCTTCGACAAGCCATATGGAGCGCTCGCTTATCAGCGAAGCCCGGCAGGCGACCGTGCTATTTTGCCTGCTGAAACGGCCGAGCACATAACTGGCGTGCGCGTTAAGCCGGTCGATTTCGACGAGCTCATCGATGCTGCCTTGGAGGTGAACTAG
- a CDS encoding NYN domain-containing protein — protein MLERTLVFVDTSYLLASFYNSWETGARSQLEIDLPEVVSNLGSMVTHQLHQPIHRQFWYDGIPDSGPHRYQRALRTCDGVQLRMGQLIEWGERRTQKGVDTRLVADLVVNAMRGQYSDFVLVSGDADMIPGVEEATSAGIRVHLYGFGWDSMSSALRHACDTTTILDPREDFAEAMQLQVLEGPLPPTIRERPLNDAAPLDCDEGMAGVPRPDGSLPLTSPLTDTTKDGPLIDDGGAAAPDAEGGRVRAEDLAAPSNGPQDPIVAGGAGAADDADQVADEEEAGLEESAEPTEQEIAVHESTAAPGAVEADEEDPDGEKPPTPVSSRPPSPAAMASLGPKGAPKPSMMAPRRKIRSRYVPLPEEVWTSAGFQTPFDVGQQYATWWYENAASSEQRDKAHMLSGGGLPPEIDRPLLQFACETLHEYTLSENQRVNLRDGFHSGIRGVLINIRRTFPDE, from the coding sequence ATGCTTGAACGCACATTGGTGTTCGTGGACACGTCTTACCTGCTCGCGAGCTTTTACAACTCGTGGGAAACAGGAGCCCGATCACAACTAGAAATTGACCTCCCGGAGGTAGTGTCCAACCTCGGGTCAATGGTCACCCATCAACTTCATCAGCCCATCCACCGCCAGTTTTGGTATGACGGAATCCCGGATTCCGGCCCGCACCGCTACCAGCGCGCGCTGCGAACCTGCGATGGCGTGCAACTGCGCATGGGCCAGCTCATCGAATGGGGTGAGCGCCGAACACAGAAAGGCGTGGATACGCGCCTTGTCGCGGACCTCGTTGTCAACGCGATGCGCGGCCAGTACAGCGACTTCGTCCTGGTCTCGGGCGACGCGGATATGATCCCTGGCGTCGAGGAAGCCACCTCAGCTGGTATTCGAGTGCACCTTTACGGCTTCGGCTGGGATTCCATGTCCTCGGCGTTGCGGCATGCGTGCGACACCACGACGATTTTGGATCCACGCGAAGATTTCGCCGAGGCCATGCAACTCCAGGTCCTCGAGGGCCCACTGCCGCCCACCATCAGGGAGCGCCCGCTCAATGACGCCGCGCCGCTCGACTGCGATGAAGGAATGGCCGGGGTTCCCCGCCCCGACGGTTCCCTCCCGCTCACCTCTCCCCTCACGGATACCACGAAGGACGGCCCGCTTATCGACGATGGTGGGGCAGCTGCGCCGGACGCAGAAGGCGGACGCGTCCGGGCTGAGGATCTGGCAGCACCGTCCAACGGGCCTCAGGACCCGATCGTTGCTGGCGGCGCCGGCGCTGCGGACGATGCGGATCAGGTAGCTGATGAAGAAGAAGCAGGTCTCGAGGAATCCGCCGAGCCCACCGAGCAGGAGATTGCCGTCCACGAATCGACCGCCGCACCTGGGGCTGTCGAAGCTGATGAGGAGGATCCGGACGGGGAGAAACCGCCGACACCGGTGAGCTCACGTCCACCTTCACCAGCGGCGATGGCGAGCCTGGGGCCAAAGGGTGCCCCCAAGCCGTCCATGATGGCGCCGCGGCGCAAGATCCGCTCCCGCTACGTGCCGCTCCCCGAGGAAGTGTGGACTTCAGCCGGGTTCCAAACGCCATTTGACGTGGGTCAGCAGTACGCAACCTGGTGGTATGAAAACGCTGCGTCGTCCGAGCAACGCGATAAAGCGCACATGCTCTCCGGTGGCGGCCTTCCCCCAGAGATCGACCGTCCGCTCCTTCAGTTCGCGTGCGAGACACTGCACGAGTACACGCTGAGCGAGAACCAGCGCGTGAATCTCCGCGACGGGTTCCACTCCGGTATTCGTGGGGTACTCATCAATATCCGCCGAACATTCCCGGACGAGTAA
- a CDS encoding PspA/IM30 family protein, producing MANPFNKGWKYLMQSLDTKIDENADPKVQIQQAAAAAKEQHQAITRQAAEIIGNRNQLQMKLNRLVETQADLQDKTKTALQMADKATAEGDTAKAAQFTQTAETFATQLVSTEQELEGLKTQYAAADQAAQQAQEQQRQSEARLHEQLAQVQQLQAQADQARMQEETAKTMDTIGQFRTDDSVPTLDGVREKIERRYANALGQQELAENSVNDRMAEISAGQTDMQATSRLEEIRAAMKAEAAGELTAGSASGAEAGVTAESAAQASAGGEAGPAGGAEAASHEESASHEEAKDVFDDEAPLGAINAEESDLDDK from the coding sequence ATGGCAAACCCGTTCAACAAGGGCTGGAAGTATCTCATGCAGTCCTTGGACACCAAGATCGATGAAAACGCTGATCCTAAGGTACAGATCCAGCAGGCCGCGGCGGCTGCTAAGGAGCAACACCAGGCAATTACTCGCCAGGCAGCGGAGATTATTGGTAACCGCAACCAGCTGCAGATGAAGCTGAACCGTCTCGTGGAAACTCAGGCAGACCTGCAGGACAAGACGAAGACGGCACTGCAGATGGCGGATAAGGCTACTGCGGAGGGCGATACCGCGAAGGCTGCGCAGTTCACCCAAACTGCGGAAACGTTTGCAACGCAACTAGTCTCCACGGAGCAGGAGCTCGAGGGCCTGAAGACGCAGTACGCGGCCGCGGATCAGGCAGCGCAGCAAGCCCAAGAACAGCAGCGTCAGTCCGAGGCCCGCTTGCACGAGCAGCTTGCGCAGGTGCAGCAGCTGCAGGCCCAGGCGGACCAGGCTCGCATGCAAGAAGAAACCGCGAAGACCATGGACACCATTGGCCAGTTCCGTACGGATGATTCCGTGCCCACGTTGGACGGTGTGCGTGAAAAGATTGAGCGCCGTTACGCCAACGCTCTTGGCCAGCAGGAACTTGCTGAAAACAGCGTGAATGACCGCATGGCGGAAATTTCCGCGGGTCAGACTGATATGCAGGCAACCTCCCGCTTGGAGGAAATCCGTGCCGCCATGAAGGCGGAGGCAGCCGGCGAACTTACCGCTGGTTCTGCATCCGGTGCCGAGGCTGGTGTCACCGCGGAGTCCGCCGCACAGGCTAGCGCCGGTGGTGAAGCGGGTCCCGCCGGCGGCGCTGAAGCCGCTTCGCACGAGGAATCCGCTTCGCACGAGGAAGCTAAAGACGTCTTCGATGATGAAGCACCGCTTGGCGCCATCAACGCCGAAGAGTCTGACCTGGACGATAAGTAG
- a CDS encoding MFS transporter — MTLHFADSAFERPGEELSRNERLDRLPFTSKHRKLLVGSGIGWALDAMDVGLVSFVIAALAVHWDLDKSTTSWIASIGFIGMAVGATLGGMLADKIGRRQVFAATLLVYGLATGASALAWSVGSLMVFRFLVGLGLGAELPVASTLVSEFAPRRMRGRMVVWLEAFWAVGWIMAAIIGTFVVAGSDDGWRWGFAIGALPALYAIVVRIGLPESVRFLESKNRHEEAEEIVASFEAVADAEELDLSDAPDPEPEVTGGIWGPAMWKRTCAFWAVWFGVSLSYYGAFTWIPSLLVGQGFTLVKSFEFTLIITLAQLPGYFAAAWLIEIWGRRVILSTFLAGSALAAVLYGLAGAPWQIIAAGCLLSFFNLGAWGALYAIGPELYPTSIRGAGTGAGAAFGRIGSIIAPLIVPPVLAFGGMGAVFGVFAAAFALAAIAAFTLPEQRGKALI; from the coding sequence ATGACTCTACATTTCGCGGACTCGGCGTTTGAGCGCCCGGGGGAAGAGCTCAGCCGTAATGAGCGACTGGACCGGCTGCCCTTTACTTCGAAGCACAGGAAGCTTCTGGTCGGTTCGGGCATTGGCTGGGCTTTAGACGCGATGGACGTGGGGCTGGTGTCCTTCGTTATCGCCGCACTCGCGGTGCATTGGGACTTGGACAAGTCCACAACGTCGTGGATCGCGTCAATCGGGTTCATCGGCATGGCGGTTGGTGCCACGCTCGGTGGGATGTTGGCAGACAAGATCGGCCGTCGACAAGTGTTTGCGGCGACCTTGCTTGTGTATGGCCTCGCCACGGGCGCCTCGGCGTTGGCGTGGTCCGTCGGTTCGCTGATGGTGTTCCGCTTCCTGGTAGGCCTAGGCCTTGGGGCCGAACTTCCAGTCGCATCAACGCTCGTGAGTGAGTTCGCCCCTCGGCGGATGCGCGGCCGCATGGTGGTGTGGCTCGAGGCATTTTGGGCGGTCGGTTGGATCATGGCCGCGATCATCGGCACCTTCGTCGTCGCTGGCAGTGACGACGGGTGGCGCTGGGGTTTTGCAATCGGCGCCCTGCCAGCGTTATACGCGATCGTGGTTCGCATCGGGTTGCCGGAGTCGGTTCGCTTCCTTGAGTCCAAGAATCGACACGAGGAAGCGGAAGAAATCGTTGCCTCCTTCGAAGCCGTTGCTGACGCGGAGGAGCTAGATCTTAGCGACGCACCGGACCCTGAACCTGAGGTCACCGGCGGAATCTGGGGCCCAGCGATGTGGAAACGAACGTGTGCGTTCTGGGCCGTCTGGTTCGGAGTGTCCCTGTCCTACTACGGGGCGTTCACCTGGATTCCGTCCTTGCTTGTCGGCCAAGGGTTCACGTTGGTGAAGTCCTTTGAATTCACCCTCATCATCACGCTGGCGCAGCTTCCCGGCTATTTTGCTGCGGCGTGGTTAATTGAGATCTGGGGTCGACGGGTCATTCTGTCGACGTTCCTGGCAGGTTCAGCGCTTGCTGCAGTGCTCTATGGCCTCGCGGGGGCACCCTGGCAGATAATTGCCGCTGGTTGCCTGCTGTCCTTCTTCAACCTCGGTGCATGGGGCGCGCTGTACGCGATCGGCCCTGAGCTCTACCCCACGTCCATCCGCGGCGCGGGAACCGGTGCGGGCGCCGCTTTCGGGCGCATCGGCTCCATCATCGCCCCACTCATCGTCCCGCCGGTCCTTGCATTCGGCGGGATGGGCGCGGTGTTCGGGGTCTTCGCCGCCGCGTTCGCCCTCGCCGCGATCGCCGCGTTCACCCTCCCCGAGCAGCGCGGAAAAGCCCTGATATAG
- the trxA gene encoding thioredoxin, producing the protein MSTVEVNEDNFTQTIEDNEIVIVDAWASWCGPCRAFAPVFEKASEKHSDITFAKLDTEANQQLAAALQIQSIPTLFVFREGILLGANSGALPPAVLEDFIQEIRDVDMDKVRADVEQQNAQLADGDAEPAPGAEA; encoded by the coding sequence ATGAGCACTGTTGAGGTAAACGAGGACAACTTCACACAGACCATCGAGGACAACGAAATCGTGATCGTTGATGCCTGGGCTTCATGGTGCGGCCCGTGCCGCGCGTTCGCGCCCGTCTTTGAGAAGGCCTCTGAGAAGCACAGCGACATCACCTTTGCCAAGCTGGACACGGAAGCAAACCAGCAGCTGGCCGCAGCACTGCAGATTCAGTCCATTCCTACTCTGTTTGTTTTCCGCGAGGGCATCCTGCTGGGCGCTAACTCGGGCGCGCTGCCGCCCGCTGTGTTGGAGGACTTCATCCAGGAGATCCGCGACGTCGACATGGATAAGGTCCGCGCTGACGTAGAGCAGCAGAACGCGCAGCTTGCCGACGGCGACGCTGAACCCGCCCCTGGCGCTGAGGCTTAG
- a CDS encoding GntR family transcriptional regulator, with protein MGNDTEPLFLQIARYIQDLIVDGSLEPGSRAPSTNELAAFHEINPATARKGLTILVDAGVLEKRRGIGMFVTAGAREAILSERRAEFAGTYIAPLIDEALRLGYDLPTLQDLINRVAESRGMYT; from the coding sequence GTGGGAAACGATACTGAACCGCTGTTTCTCCAGATCGCGCGCTATATCCAAGACCTGATCGTGGATGGCTCGCTTGAGCCAGGCTCGCGGGCGCCGTCGACAAATGAGCTCGCCGCATTCCATGAGATCAACCCGGCGACTGCGCGCAAGGGGCTCACGATTTTGGTGGATGCCGGCGTGCTGGAGAAGCGCCGCGGAATCGGCATGTTCGTCACCGCCGGCGCGCGTGAGGCAATCCTGAGTGAGCGCCGCGCGGAATTCGCGGGAACGTACATCGCCCCGCTTATCGATGAAGCGCTGCGGCTTGGGTACGACCTTCCCACATTGCAGGACCTAATCAACCGCGTTGCAGAAAGTAGAGGAATGTACACATGA